The Chordicoccus furentiruminis DNA window CTGATTCAGAAAAAGCGAACCAAGGGAAGTATACCCGTTCATGTCTTCTCCTTTCAATGCTCCGGCTTAGGCCGGAAAATACATACTCTCATTGTGCCATGCAGCGGACCGGATGAAAAGGATAATCGGAATTTTCGAACGGCGACGTCTCCGATCGGAGCGGGCTGGAAAAAACGGCTCGGCGAGGATTGCAGGAGACGACAGTAACACCGTTCACGATCATCGGGAAATGCATTCCGAGACCGACAGCTCCCTGAGAACCTGCTTTGCGTTCGCGCGGATGTGCGCGATGAATTTCCTCGCGGCGTACGGCAGCGTCTCGAAGTCACGCCAGCCCATCGCGATGGTGCGATGGAAGGGTTCGCGGATCGGGATGACGGCCACATCTCTGGCCGCCCCGGCCAGCGTCAGCCGGTACATCAGCGAGTAGCCCATCCGCCGCCGGATCATGGCGAGAATGGTGTAGTCATCGGTCACCTTGAAACGGATGTCCGGTTTCAGACGGTGCGCCTCGAACGCCTTCAGTGCGACACTGTAGCGGCCCTCGTCGAGCAGAATACAGGGGAGAGGGGCGAGCTGCGACAGCGAGACGGAGGAAAGGCCGGCCAGCGGCGAGGAAAGCGGCAGAACGGCCATCATCGTGTCTGTGTAGACCGTCTCTGTCTGCAGGCCGGAGACAAATTCCGGGCTGACGAAACCGAAATCCAGCTCTCCGCTTTTGACGCCTGCGGCGATCGAAGTGTATTCCCCCTGCAGAAGATCAAAGCGCGTCTCAGGATAAGAGCCGAGAAAAGAGGAGATCAGAGGAGGCAGAAGATTCTGGCTGATACTCGAAAAGGTGCCGATCCGGATGCGGCTGTCGGTCAGCCCGTGCATTTCCTTCATCCGGGCATGCAGCGCCCGTTCTCCCGCAAGAATCGATTCGAAATAGGGAAAGAAGATTTCGCCGTCCCGGGTCAGCGTGATGCCGTCGTGAGATCTTGTGATGAGCACCGTTCCGAGCTCCGCTTCGAGGGAGCGGACGGCCTGACTCACGGCGGACTGAGTGTAGCCAAGCTCTTTCGCGGCGCGAGTGAAGGATTTCAACCGGACAGCCGCGGCAAAAATTTCATATCGATGATCCATAAGAACTCCTTATGAATCTATCATAAACAATCGCTTTACTGATTTCAACTCTCCGGAAATAATAGAGTCAGATCAATCAGGAACGGTTCATCCGGGGAGGCGGAAGATGGAGGCAGAAGCTGTAAAAATGGAATTCCGGAAACCGGCACGCGTGTCCGGCCAAAGCGAAATGCTGG harbors:
- a CDS encoding LysR family transcriptional regulator, which codes for MDHRYEIFAAAVRLKSFTRAAKELGYTQSAVSQAVRSLEAELGTVLITRSHDGITLTRDGEIFFPYFESILAGERALHARMKEMHGLTDSRIRIGTFSSISQNLLPPLISSFLGSYPETRFDLLQGEYTSIAAGVKSGELDFGFVSPEFVSGLQTETVYTDTMMAVLPLSSPLAGLSSVSLSQLAPLPCILLDEGRYSVALKAFEAHRLKPDIRFKVTDDYTILAMIRRRMGYSLMYRLTLAGAARDVAVIPIREPFHRTIAMGWRDFETLPYAARKFIAHIRANAKQVLRELSVSECISR